Below is a genomic region from Burkholderia pyrrocinia.
GCGGCGGCCTCCCGTGCGACGCTGGAGCACTTCGGCCGCATCGACGGGCTCGTGAACAACGCCGGCATCACGCAACCCGTGCGCACGCTCGATATCTCGGCGCGCGACTTCGATGCGATCGTCGACGTGAACCTGCGCGGCACGCTGTACATGTCGCAAGCGGTGCTGCCCGCGATGAAGGCGCAGCGTGGCGGCAGCATCGTCTGCATGTCGTCGGTCTCCGCGCAACGCGGCGGCGGCATTTTTGGCGGCCCGCATTACAGCGCCGCCAAGGCCGGCGTGCTCGGCCTCGGGAAGGCGATGGCGCGCGAATTCGGCGCCGACCGGATCCGCGTCAATTCGATCACACCGGGCCTGATACAGACCGACATTACCGGCGACAAGCTGACACCCGCGATGCGCGAGGACATCATCAAGGGGATTCCGCTCGGTCGCCTCGGCGATGCCGACGACGTGGCAAACGCGTGCTTGTTCCTGCTGAGCGACCTGTCGAGCTACCTGACGGGCATCACGCTCGACGTCAATGGCGGGATGCTGATCCACTGACAACGGTGCCGCGACACGCGCGGCGCCGCCCATCATGCACCCGGGACAACCCGGGGCCATGGCAGGAGACAAACATGAGAACAAAGTTCCCCGCACCGCCGGTCCAGGGCGAGACGCTGCCACGGGACGATGCGCAGACGTTTGAAGCGGCCACCTACGCGAAGGTTGCGCGACGCCTGATCCCGTTCCTGATGTTGTGCTATCTCGGCGCGTATCTCGACCGCGTCAACGTCGGCTTCGCGAAACTGCAGATGCTCAACGACCTCCGTTTCAGCGAGACGGTCTACGGGATGGGCGCCGGCATCTTCTTCCTCGGCTACTTCCTGTTCGAAGTGCCGAGCAACCTGATCCTGCATCGCGTCGGCGCGCGCCGCTGGCTCGCCCGCATCATGCTGACGTGGGCAGTCATTTCGGCGAGCTTCGTGTTCGTCAGGTCGCCCACCGCATTCTATGTGCTGCGGTTTCTGCTCGGCGTCGCCGAAGCGGGCTTCGCACCGGGCGTGATCCTGTACCTCACGTACTGGTTCCCGTCGGCGCGCCGCGCGAAGGCGCTGTCGCTGTTCTTCATGGCGATTCCGCTGGCGGGGATCATCGGCGGGCCGCTGTCGGGCGCGATCATGCATTCGCTGCACGGCACGATGTCGATGGCGGGCTGGAAGTGGTTGTTCCTGCTCGAGGCGCTGCCTTCGTTCGTGCTGGGTTTTGCGATCCTGCTGTATCTCGATGACGGCATTGCCGGCGCGAAATGGCTGACCGATGCCGAAAAAGCCTTGCTGGCGCGCAACGTGTCGGCCGACGCCGAGCACACTACCGCCCACCTGTCGATTCGTGCGTTCGTCGCCGACCGCCGCCTGTGGCTGATGGCCGCGATCTACTTCTGCGTCGTGCTCGGTCAGTACGGCCTCACGTTCTGGCTGCCCACGATCATTCGCAAGGCCGGGGTTGCCGATCCGCTGTGGGTCGGCCTGTTCACCGCGATCCCGTATGCGTGCGCAATCATCGCGCTGCCGCTGATCGGCATGAGCGCGGATCGCCGCCGCGAGCGCCGCTTCCATCTCGCGGTGCCGATGCTGATCGCGGCGGCGGGCTTCGCGACTTTGCCGACGCTCGGCAGCGTCAGTGCGTCGATCGTGTGCCTGAGCATTGCGTCCGCCGGCATCCTCGCGTCGTCGGCGCAATTCTGGTCGCTGCCCACGGCGCTGCTCGGCGGGATGTCGGCGGCGGCGGGCATCGCCGCGGTCAACTGCTTTGCCAATCTCGCGGGCTTCTTCTCGCCGGCGATCGTCGGCTGGCTGAACGACCTGACCGGCAAATCCACTGCGGGACTGCTCTTCATCTCCGTCGCGATCACGGTCGGCGCTCTGCTGGTGTTCCTGGTGCCCCGATCCGTCAATCGCTGATTCGATTTGCATTCCTTCCGAAACAATACTGGAGCTATCGATGGATACCGAAACCATCCATGAAGCGGTCACGCTCGCCGAGCGCGCGTACCGTATCCGAAGAAACGCCGTGCTGATGGGCGAAGTCCAGGGGCAGGGCTATGTCGGCCAGGCGCTCGACATCGCCGACGTGCTGGCCGTCGCGTATTTCGGCGCGATGCGCTATCGCCCCGACGACTCCGAGTGGGAAGGGCGCGACCGGTTCCTGCTGTCGAACGGCCACTACGCGATCGCGCTGTACGCGGCGCTGTTCGAAGCCGGCATCCTGCCGGCCGAGGAACTCGAAACCTACGGCAGCGACGACAGTCGTCTGCCGATGTCGGGGATGGCGAGCTACACGCCCGGCATGGAAATGTCCGGCGGTTCGCTCGGGCAGGGCCTGACGATCGCCGTCGGTCGTTGCCTGGGCCTCAAGCGCAAGGGCTCGGATGCCTTCGTCTATACGCTCTTTTCGGATGGCGAGCTCGACGAAGGTGCGATCTGGGAAGGGCTCATGTCGGCCGCGCACTGGAAGCTCGACAACCTGATCGCGATCGTCGACGTGAACAACCAGCAGGCCGATGGCCCGTCGACGCAAGTCATGGCGTTCGAGCCGCTGGTCGACAAGCTCGAAGCATTCGGCTGGTATACGCAGCGGGTCGACGGCAACGACATCGACGCGGTAAAGCTTGCGTTCGACAACGCGCGCCGACATGACAAGCCGCAGCCGCGGATCATCGTCTGCGACACGAAGATGGGGCGCGGCGTGCCGTTCCTCGAAGCACGCGAGAAGAGCCATTTCATCCGCGTCGATGCGCACGAGTGGAAGCTCGCGCTCGAC
It encodes:
- a CDS encoding SDR family NAD(P)-dependent oxidoreductase, yielding MLLDNRTIIVTGAASPRGIGKATARALAAQGARVAILDLRREDAETAAAELGAGHLGLACDVTDRDACAAASRATLEHFGRIDGLVNNAGITQPVRTLDISARDFDAIVDVNLRGTLYMSQAVLPAMKAQRGGSIVCMSSVSAQRGGGIFGGPHYSAAKAGVLGLGKAMAREFGADRIRVNSITPGLIQTDITGDKLTPAMREDIIKGIPLGRLGDADDVANACLFLLSDLSSYLTGITLDVNGGMLIH
- a CDS encoding MFS transporter, which translates into the protein MRTKFPAPPVQGETLPRDDAQTFEAATYAKVARRLIPFLMLCYLGAYLDRVNVGFAKLQMLNDLRFSETVYGMGAGIFFLGYFLFEVPSNLILHRVGARRWLARIMLTWAVISASFVFVRSPTAFYVLRFLLGVAEAGFAPGVILYLTYWFPSARRAKALSLFFMAIPLAGIIGGPLSGAIMHSLHGTMSMAGWKWLFLLEALPSFVLGFAILLYLDDGIAGAKWLTDAEKALLARNVSADAEHTTAHLSIRAFVADRRLWLMAAIYFCVVLGQYGLTFWLPTIIRKAGVADPLWVGLFTAIPYACAIIALPLIGMSADRRRERRFHLAVPMLIAAAGFATLPTLGSVSASIVCLSIASAGILASSAQFWSLPTALLGGMSAAAGIAAVNCFANLAGFFSPAIVGWLNDLTGKSTAGLLFISVAITVGALLVFLVPRSVNR
- a CDS encoding transketolase gives rise to the protein MDTETIHEAVTLAERAYRIRRNAVLMGEVQGQGYVGQALDIADVLAVAYFGAMRYRPDDSEWEGRDRFLLSNGHYAIALYAALFEAGILPAEELETYGSDDSRLPMSGMASYTPGMEMSGGSLGQGLTIAVGRCLGLKRKGSDAFVYTLFSDGELDEGAIWEGLMSAAHWKLDNLIAIVDVNNQQADGPSTQVMAFEPLVDKLEAFGWYTQRVDGNDIDAVKLAFDNARRHDKPQPRIIVCDTKMGRGVPFLEAREKSHFIRVDAHEWKLALDALEAGRHA